The DNA region aattaagaaattaagaaattaagaaattaagaaattaagaaattaagaaattaagaaattaagaaattaagaaattaagaaattaagaaattaagaaattaagaaattaagaaattaagaaattaagaaattaagaaattaagaaattaagaaattaagaaattaagaaattaagaaattaagaaattaagaaattaagaaattaagaaattaagaaattaagaaattaagaaattaagaaattaagaaattaagaaattaagaaattaagaaattaagaaattaagaaattaagaaattaagaaattaagaaattaagaaattaagaaattaagaaattaagaaattaagaaattaagaaattaagaaattaagaaattaagaaattaagaaattaagaaattaagaaattaagaaattaagaaattaagaaattaagaaattaagaaattaagaaattaagaaattaagaaattaagaaattaagaaattaagaaattaagaaattaagaaattaagaaattaagaaattaagaaattaagaaattaagaaattaagaaattaagaaattaagaaattaagaaattaagaaattaagaaattaagaaattaagaaattaagaaattaagaaattaagaaattaagaaattaagaaattaagaaattaagaaattaagaaattaagaaattaagaaattaagaaattaagaaattaagaaattaagaaattaagaaattaagaaattaagaaattaagaaattaagaaattaagaaattaagaaattaagaaattaagaaattaagaaattaagaattaagaaattaagaaattaagaaattaagaaattaagaaattaagaaattaagaaattaagaaattaagaaattaagaaattaagaaattaagaaattaagaaattaagaaattaagaaattaagaaattaagaaattaagaaattaagaaattaagaaattaagaaattaagaaattaagaaattaagaaattaagaaattaagaaattaagaaattaagaaattaagaaattaagaaattaagaaattaagaaattaagaaattaagaaattaagaaattaagaaattaagaaattaagaaattaagaaattaagaaattaagaaattaagaaattaagaaattaagaaattaagaaattaagaaattaagaaattaagaaattaagaaattaagaaattaagaaattaagaaattaagaaattaagaaattaagaaattaagaaattaagaaattaagaaattaagaaattaagaaattaagaaattaagaaattaagaaattaagaaattaagaaattaagaaattaagaaattaagaaattaagaaattaagaaattaagaaattaagaaattaagaaattaagaaattaagaaattaagaaattaagaaattaagaaattaagaaattaagaaattaagaaattaagaaattaagaaattaagaaattaagaaattaagaaattaagaaattaagaaattaagaaattaagaaattaagaaattaagaaattaagaaattaagaaattaagaaattaagaaattaagaaattaagaaattaagaaattaagaaattaagaaattaagaaattaagaaattaagaaattaagaaattaagaaattaagaaattaagaaattaagaaattaagaaattaagaaattaagaaattaagaaattaagaaattaagaaattaagaaattaagaaattaagaaattaagaaattaagaaattaagaaattaagaaattaagaaattaagaaattaagaaattaagaaattaagaaattaagaaattaagaaattaagaaattaagaaattaagaaattaagaaattaagaaattaagaaattaagaaattaagaaattaggaaattaagaatgtaagaaattaagaaattaagaaattaagaaattaagaaattaagaaattaagaaattaagaaattaagaaattaagaaattaagaaattaagaaattaagaaattaagaaattaagaaattaagaaattaagaaattaagaaattaagaaattaagaaattaagaaattaagaaattaagaaattaagaaattaagaatttaagaaattaagaatttaagaaattaagaaattaagaaattaagaaattaagaaattaagaaattaagaaattaagaaattaagaaattaagaaattaagaaattaagaatttaagaaattaagaaattaagaaattaagaaattaagaaattaagaaattaagaaattaagaaattaagaaattaagaaattaagaaattaagaaattaagaaattaagaaattaagaaattaagaaattaagaaattaagaaattaagaaattaagaaattaagaaattaagaaattaagaaattaagaaattaagaaattaagaaattaagaaattaagaaattaagaaattaagaaattaagaaattaagaaattaagaaattaagaaattaagaaattaagaaattaagaaattaagaaattaagaaattaagaaattaagaaattaagaaattaagaaattaagaaattaagaaattaagaatttaagaaattaagaaattaagaaattaagaaattaagaaattaagaaattaagaaataagaaattaagaaattaagaaattaagaaattaagaaattaagaaattaagaaattaagaaattaagaaattaagaaattaagaaattaagaaattaagaaattaagaaattaagaaattaagaaattaagaaattaagaaattaagaaattaagaaattaagaaattaagaaattaagaaattaagaaattaagaaattaagaaattaagaaattaagaaattaagaaattaagaaattaagaaattaagaaattaagaaattaggcaattagagGATATTAcgatattaggaaattaggaaattaggaaattaggaaattaggaaattaggaaattaggaagttaggcaattaggaaattaggaaataaggaaattaggaaatttggaaattaggaaattaagaaattagaaaattcggaaattcggaaattccgaaattacgaaattaggaaattaggaaattgggaaattcggaaattacgaaattaggaaattaggaaattacgaaattaggaaattacgaaattaggaaattaggaaattcggaaattacggaattaggaaattaggaaatttaaaaatttaacaattaagaaattacaaaattagaaaagtaggaaattaggaaataaggaaatcaggaaattaggaaattagggaattaggaaattaggaaattaggaaatttaaaaatttaacaattaagcaattacaaaattagaaaattaataaattaggaaattcggaaattcgaaaattagggaaataggaaattaggaaattaagcaattacaaaattagaaaattaggaaattctgaaattaggaaattagggaattaagaaataaggaaattaggaaattaggaatttaggaaatacggaaatttggaaataaggaaattaggaaattaggaaaataggaaattaggaaattaagcaattacaaaattagaaacttagaaaattaggaaattctgaaataaggaaattagggaattaagaaataaggaaattaggaaattaggaaattaggaaataaggaaattaggaaattaggaaaataggaaattctgaaattcggaaattcggaaattacgaaattgagaaattaggaaattaggaaattcggaaattacgaaatatggaaattaggaaattaggaaattaggaaattaggaaattcggaaatttggaaattaggaaattaggaaattcggaaattaggaaattaggatataaggaaattaagaaattaggatattagggtataaggaaattaggaaattagggaattagggaattagggaattaggaaattaggaaattaggaaattaggaaattatgaaattcggaaattaggaaattaggacattaggaaattagaaaattagggaattaggaaattaggtaatttggaaatttggaaatttggaaataaggaaatcaataaattaaaaaaattaacaataaagaaataaaaaattaagaaattacaaaatttgaaaattaggaaattaataaatttggatattcggaaattaggaaattaagaaatttaaaaatttaacaataaagaaattacaaaattagaaaagtaggaaattaggaaataaggaaattacgaaatcaggaaattaggaaatttgggaataaataaattcggatattcggaaattaggaaattaagaaatttaaaaatttaacaattctagattaaattttcaaaacaacctatccctcatgggtttcctatgcagataggaccttttgaaaatttaatcgagaattaagaaattacaaaattagaaaagtaggaaattaggaaataaggaaattaggaaatcaggaaattagggaattaggaaattaggaaatttaaaaatttaacacagCACAGCAACctaggaagttgttgtcttcttattccaaaattgacaaacttacggacccaatcctgcaacaatcagATTATAAAAATAGGCAAATGTTGTTGTAAATTGCTTAGTAGACAGTAcgttaggggatgaataaaaaattatatggatagtTCCTgtagtttcgaaaatactaaaatatttgtaacaaaaatcttggtgcaaaagctctggttgatgtgaaccgttaagcaattacaaaattagaaaattaggaaattagggaattaggaaattaggaaattaggaaataaagaaataaggaaattaggaaattcggaaattcggaaattaggaaattaggacattagaaaattagaaaacaggaaattagaaaattagggaataaggaaatttggaaatttggaaatttggaaattaggaaattaagaaattaaaaaatttaacaattaagaaatttaaaattaagaaattacaaaattttaaaataaggaaattaataAATTCGGATATTCGGAAATTcgggaattaggaaattaagaaatttaaaaatttaacaattaagaaattacaaaattagaaaagtaggaaattaggaaataaggaaattaggaaatcaggaaattaggaaatcagggaattaggaaatttaaaaatttaacaattaagcaattacaaaattagaaaattaatgaaataggaaattcggaaattcgaaaattagggaaataggaaattaggaaattaagcaattacaaaattagaaaattagaaaattaggaaattctgaaattaggaaattagggaattaagaaataagaaaattaggaaattaggaaataaggaaattaggaaattaagcaattacaaaattagaaaattagaaaattagggaattaaaaaataaggaaattagggaattaggaaataaggaaattaggaaattaggaaaataggaaattcggaaattcggaaattcggaaattaggaaattaggaaattaggaaattaggaaattaggaaattaggaaattaggaaattaggaaattaggaaattaaggaaattaggaaattaggaaattcggaaattctttTTAGGGCTGTTCAGCTATTTTATCGTGACTATGCGTTAACTCTTCAAAGAGTACAGTTATCAAAACAATCCGGTTGTAATCAAAAGAACGTATTTCTGAAAGTAATTCTGGTTGAGAGTAGCTAGATAGAATAATATGTATGTGTCAGTAATAAGAGGTACATTTACTCATCGGGTCCTttatttccacagccggctgtctaatatTGGACCATTAACAAACATTCGCGTCgggataaaattttcaaaaattacatcaGTTAAATAATAACTatctcaacagcagcatccgattgcttgccttgagaataaatttcaatcctgttaaaatactaaaatcaaataaatttaaacggGAACAGTCTCAACAGCAGCTTCCGATAgtctgccttgagaataaaaaaaaaaccctttaacCTCACTTATGCCAATGGTCGTATCGCTTGCTTAGGGCGACTCCCAGACCTTAACCTTTCACAACTACCAACTCCACGCGACACTTGCGCATCCTTGTTGTTTAAATTCGATTAAATTTGATCAAACGGTCAGTTTGATCGAGTTCCACAATAAGGTTGGGAAAAAGAGCCTGCGGTTTCGCTACCTTTTTCTAAGTAAGttcagcatcaacacttcccgtgctcctaatccttattcctctcccggtgaatggtggagatgggagcggccggcaatggatggctttcatggtgctgcctgtcttgttctggtagaattggttttaattccctttaatcaatttctaagcaacttgggctggacaatcatcacatatacatgacgaaatccagtctgcaacccgctaagatcaccatctccatgcgaatgcgaatgcgaatgcgaatgatacaagcatctccgccaaaggtagaagccttcgtgtcatcacaagaagattacaaaaaagcttggatattttcaattcttatttgaaagaatggaaaattactccaaatgctgcaaaaactcaacttattattttccctcacaaaccaagggctgattttcttaaaccaaaaagtcatcacattataaagatgaatgaggtaaatttaaagtgggaggatcaagtgaaatatcttggacttgcttttgacaaaaaccttacttacaaggatcacattgaaagtatccaggttaaatgtaacaaatatattaaatgtttgtatccacttataaacaggaattccaGACTTTGtatcaagaataaactgttaatttataaacaaattttcagacctgccatgctttatgctgtgccgatctggacaagctgttgcttaaccaggaagaaaaaacttcagaggattcagaacaaaattctgaaaatgattctgaaacttcctccctggttcagcaccagtgaacttcatcaattagccgaagttgacactttggatgttatgtccaataagataattgatgcatttcgacaaaaatcattgcagtcttcagctgcattgatccgctctttatatagtttataagttagttttaaggtatcccttttatcttttgtacatgtaggacctcctacatttgaaaacactgaatagcgaaagctacaatatttcatgaataaatgaaagttgctagtatttaaaattgaggtgaaaagtcatcgattgtgattggacactcaataatattttaactaaatgaatgtacatggaagagaaaatcaaaataaatataaattaaaaaaaaaaaaaaaaaacgcactaTCTGTAAGGCGAAGACAGATTCTTAACAGGCCTATTTTGAACCCTAAAGAGATCTGGCAAGAAAACCCCAGTAAGGTAGTTGATttcattttagaaattataccTGAATGGGGCATACCGCAACGTCAGCCAATGACCGCTACCCTAAATGGTAACGTGTCATCCTGAAGTCTGCGATAATAAAATGGGTATACCGCAATAGATCAAAGTCATGGTCGCAGTGGTCtcaacccaacaaaaaaaaacatgctcatgctcatgctaatgctcatgctcatgctaagaaattccaacaatttccttaagaaaaattaaattttgttaaaaatttaaataaaagctGCCCTGCTGACAATCAGTGACACATTCAATGATTGGAGAATGTTGTTCTGATGTCTAAGAATGCAATTCAgtcattctaccaaattctacctcattgtaaaattgtttttaaagctGCGTCCACCTTTTTCGAGCCAATTCCAAAGGTGGTGCAGATGGTCGGCACGTAGCACTGCATAATACTGTGTGTATTTACGCTTACAATTGCACTTTAAAGTACGCGCGCggctttattttaaaatgtttgagctATCAGCCACAATGTTTCGTCGCTGGGGAATGTGTCTGATACTGCTGATCATAGGAAAATATCAGAAAGAATTCTTTCTTGGATTTCCAATCGGGTGCATCATCGAATACTTACATGGATGTATACATTTTTTCTCCATTTGATTTGATCTGTTGATTTTGCAGTCGAGTTTTAACCAAATCTAGCGGAAACACGCAAGATACACCGATAATAcccgcaatgccaccgttgatTATTTTAGGAAGCAGtctgaaattcaaaagaaaacactcaaattgtAATTTATATTGTAGGGTGTAACAGCGGGGGTTCTATTTGCTGTAAACTAGCTACGCTTACACATGTAAGAAGAAAGGTTGAAACGAGGATTTTTCTTTCTTATTTTGTTGCCCAGCCACACACACCTTTAAACTGGGCCCCTGTCCCGTCAGGTCCGTCGGTAGTCccgtcgtacattacaactacacagcaaaaaatccgatggcaaAATccgtaaaatcgcatgcaaaagcatgcacatcactttCGTCAAAAatgacacttaatattacacactgcatgtacattttttgtaaacacaaaaaaaaaagttgaaactgATGGGATTCAaaaccagcaccaacagtacggactgacgccttagcccgctcggccatcagaccgatgaagaatggagaggttaaacgcatatatgagcttgacatttcgttcaagtaggtttcccatactgatgggcttgattgtgatacccatattaccccaagtcgtatagttcggtaaatgtccccccggtaggacCTTCCTCcaagg from Culex quinquefasciatus strain JHB chromosome 3, VPISU_Cqui_1.0_pri_paternal, whole genome shotgun sequence includes:
- the LOC119769458 gene encoding calcium-binding mitochondrial carrier protein-like codes for the protein MPFSVILDAIRFITPLSNDVNLNESRLEPGNSLSRLLPKIINGGIAGIIGVSCVFPLDLVKTRLQNQQIKSNGEKMYTSISIRHIPQRRNIVADSSNILK